A single region of the Amphiprion ocellaris isolate individual 3 ecotype Okinawa chromosome 4, ASM2253959v1, whole genome shotgun sequence genome encodes:
- the si:ch211-69b7.6 gene encoding neuroblast differentiation-associated protein AHNAK yields the protein MPSHRRGRSLSEALTLEQLEEGGVVISSINNSVSSNRELKEGDEILGATINFDQLSKEEVLKVLKLMEPFNDKIQVLTRNNLSKSLGNLDQCAKTPEAMLNDSYNKLYNAKIRRFMKGELPDTEEGYVNGEVTGKPTVPGSSKVNLKHDMGLPRLGVDFGLLKSKTLSTDNNANSQFVTGELTDGSNLNLPPFGLGLNGTSLNEAQESRLKLDAESPQLNTPDLHLSGRLPKDPNINATAGLQLPNTDSSSVDLAMPNLERPQTGLEGNSTCKAPDIATNLKGVSIPEIGLNFDGGNITGPSLNTGIPQVSNEGTNKDFKMPTFKIPDLGLSGPQSQYSKRLKNPDLNVDDPYSYVESPKLRLSGRSPDLDLEMPDINVSQHGVNETDIDMPLGDVKMSLKKPKSDLKSPDLDVDAPSGVFTSPKFGFSGKSEAGVKTPDLGLKTPKMKGGISTPDINLPKASLKGPNLTSDTPSVGIEGPSGKYKAPKFTMPKFDLPDIEVPSVISGPSGKLKKPNLNFPNLGLSGPKLDGPNLDLKSPDLGISGPNLSGGIKAPDINMPKTDLKTPKLDLNTSNFDLNMPSGKLKMPDLHAPDWDVNAPSGKLKMPKLNLSGTLPKGPNMDLNAELNSPDLSLKAPKMKGGIDAPDLDLSMDMKSPKLDVNTPSVNIGSPKAKFKMPKLKLPKFDFPSLKGPEIDGNLDGTDIDVNAPSVNLKGPKTDLEMPDIEMNGLSGKLKKPNLNLPNLGLSGPKLDGPNLDLKSPDLDISGPNLSGEIKTPDINMPKIDLKSPKLDLNTPKLSLDTPSGKLKMPDLHAPDWDVNAPSGKLKMPKFNLSGTLPKGPNMDLNVDLNSPDLSLKAPKMKGGIDAPDLDLPNVDLKAPKFNVNPPDVNIGSPKAKLKFPKMKMPKFSLPSLKGPEIGGNLDAPDIDINAPNVNLKGPNADVDVDVSAPSAKLKKPNLNWPNLGLSGPKLDGPNLDLKSPDLGISGPNLSGGIKTPDINMPKIDLKSPKLDLNTPKLSLDTPSGKLKMPDLHAPDWDVNAPSGKLKMPKFNLSDTLPKGPNMDLNADLNSPDLSLKAPKMKGGIDAPDLDLPNVDLKAPKFDVNPPDVNIGSPKAKLKFPKMKMPKFSLPSLKGPEIGGNLAGPDIDINAPNVNLKGPNADLDVDVSVPSGKLKKPNLNWPNLGLSGPKLDGPNLDLKSPDLDISGPNLSGGMKTPDINMPKLDLKAPKLDLNTPKLNLDTPSGKLKMPDLHAPDWDVNTPSGKLKMPKFNLSGTLPKGPNMDLNADLNSPDLSLKAPKMKGGIDAPDLDLNMGMKSPKLDVNTPNVNIGSPKAKFKMPKLKLPKFGFPSLKGPEIDGNLDGTDIDVNAPSVNLKGPKTDLEMPDIEMNGLSGKLKKPNLNWPNLGLSGPKLDGPNLDLKSPDLGISGPNLSGGIKTPDINMPKIDLKSPKLDLSAPKLSLDTPSSKLKMPDLHAPDWDVNAPSGKLKMPKFNLSGTLPKGPNMDLNADLNSPDLSLKAPKIKGGIDAPDLDLPNVDLKAPKFDVNPPDVNTGSPKAKLKMPKLKMPKVNLPSLKGPEIDGYLDGPDVDINAPSLNLKNSKTGFEMPDVGFGSPSGKFKTPHLKLPDVGFSPPKLDGPNIDLRSPDLNVNLPKAPNLKLNSDLNTPELNLKVPKKKGGLDSPKLGLPNVDIKAPTLDMNTTDTSIGFPDVNFKKPKIKIPKGPNVDINTDLQGPDLNIPNLDVNGPKGKLKMPSLNAPDLRLSGPKARTPDMDLSGPKLKGPGINMPDLDLPDTSFKGPKLDLNAKHPDLGINGNMGRPDLNFTGPQLKGGVRGPNFDMNAPLGNIHGTQTDLEFADRKFKLPSFKMPQFGSPDLSRAGSDIDFGASLRPTNLDISPPNAKLNMKPAELKGNVTGPKVSAPHVDINMPKGAMRNPQLHLKYPDLHIDDPSLNFKGPSYRNRRSDMTGVNMKMPDLDVDADVRLWHTDGRSPRTKGRSSYPVVNDAFGHHIDLHRSDLNIDDFTGKDHVLRARGSKLNLHAPHNYGQVISPSGVRIDMRDPRNTRRIPANLINPNARLPHFSQESSIRIPDSSDGYYVTVFPTQTQNHKMPNRKYNTLGGLDFHPRNLDLEVPDENDLKGSTFFFSNLV from the exons ATG CCGTCGCACCGCAGAGGACGGAGCCTCTCTGAGGCACTGACCCTGGAGCAATTAGAGGAGGGAGGAGTGGTCATTTCCAGCATCAACAACAGTGTCTCATCCAACCGGGAGCTGAAGGAAG ggGATGAAATTTTGGGAGCAACGATAAATTTTGATCAACTGTCCAAAGAGGAGGTGTTAAAAGTACTGAAGCTGATGGAGCCGTTTAATGACAAGATCCAAGTCCTCACTCGGAACAACCTGAGCAAGAGCCTCGGAAATCTGGACCAGTGTGCAAAGACTCCTGAGGCA ATGCTGAACGATTCCTACAACAAACTCTACAATGCCAAAATCAGGAGGTTTATGAAGGGTGAGTTGCCTGATACTGAGGAAGGGTATGTGAACGGGGAAGTTACTGGCAAGCCAACAGTACCAGGCTCATCCAAGGTCAACCTAAAACATGACATGGGCTTGCCTCGCCTCGGAGTTGACTTTGGACTTCTGAAATCCAAGACTTTGAGCACTGACAATAATGCTAATTCACAGTTTGTCACTGGAGAATTAACAGATGGCAGCAACCTGAACCTTCCACCGTTTGGTCTTGGCTTGAATGGGACTTCTCTAAATGAAGCTCAGGAATCAAGACTAAAACTTGATGCTGAAAGTCCACAGCTTAACACTCCAGACCTCCATCTGTCTGGGAGATTACCAAAGGATCCAAATATTAATGCTACAGCTGGATTGCAACTGCCAAATACTGACAGTTCATCAGTTGACTTGGCCATGCCAAATCTTGAAAGACCTCAAACTGGACTGGAAGGCAACAGCACTTGCAAAGCTCCAGACATTGCTACAAACTTAAAAGGTGTTAGTATCCCTGAAATTGGGTTAAACTTTGATGGGGGAAATATCACTGGTCCATCCCTTAATACTGGCATTCCCCAAGTGAGTAATGAAGGAACAAACAAAGATTTCAAAATGCCAACATTCAAAATACCAGACCTGGGCCTTTCTGGACCTCAGTCTCAGTATTCCAAGAGGCTGAAAAACCCAGATTTAAATGTGGATGATCCCTACAGTTATGTTGAATCACCCAAGCTTAGGTTGTCTGGGAGATCACCTGACTTAGACCTAGAAATGCCAGATATTAATGTATCACAACATGGTGTAAATGAAACAGACATTGACATGCCTTTAGGTGATGTTAAAATGTCACTTAAGAAACCAAAGAGTGACCTAAAATCTCCAGATTTAGATGTGGATGCTCCATCTGGTGTATTCACTTCACCCAAATTTGGGTTCTCTGGCAAAAGTGAGGCAGGTGTTAAAACACCAGACCTAGGTCTCAAAACGCCAAAGATGAAAGGTGGAATTTCTACACCTGATATAAATCTACCCAAAGCTAGCCTAAAAGGACCAAATTTGACCAGTGACACTCCATCAGTTGGCATTGAAGGTCCATCTGGAAAATACAAGGCGCCTAAGTTTACAATGCCCAAATTTGATTTACCAGACATTGAAGTTCCAAGTGTCATTTCGGGCCCATCCGGAAAATTGAAGAAGCCAAACTTAAACTTCCCTAACTTGGGGCTTTCTGGTCCAAAGTTAGATGGTCCCAACTTGGACCTGAAATCACCTGACCTAGGTATCTCTGGTCCCAATCTCAGTGGTGGAATAAAGGCACCAGACATAAACATGCCCAAGACTGATCTCAAAACCCCAAAGCTGGACCTCAATACctcaaattttgatttaaacaTGCCATCAGGCAAACTGAAAATGCCAGATCTTCATGCTCCAGACTGGGATGTTAATGCTCCCTCTGGCAAATTAAAAATGCCTAAGTTGAATCTTTCCGGTACATTACCAAAAGGGCCAAATATGGACCTAAATGCAGAGCTGAACTCACCAGATTTGAGTCTGAAAGCTCCAAAGATGAAAGGTGGAATTGATGCCCCTGACTTGGACTTAAGCATGGACATGAAATCTCCCAAGTTAGATGTCAACACTCCCAGTGTCAACATTGGCTCACCCAAAGCAAAATTTAAAATGCCCAAACTCAAGCTCCCCAAATTTGATTTTCCAAGCCTTAAAGGGCCTGAGATTGATGGAAACTTAGATGGTACAGACATCGATGTTAATGCACCCAGTGTCAATCTCAAAGGTCCTAAAACTGATCTGGAAATGCCAGACATTGAGATGAATGGGCTTTCTGGAAAATTGAAGAAGCCAAACTTAAACTTGCCTAACTTGGGGCTTTCTGGTCCAAAGTTAGATGGTCCCAACTTAGACCTGAAATCACCTGACCTAGATATCTCTGGTCCCAATCTCAGTGGTGAAATAAAGACACCAGACATAAACATGCCCAAGATTGACCTTAAAAGCCCCAAACTAGACCTCAATACCCCAAAGCTCAGCTTAGATACCCCATCAGGTAAACTGAAAATGCCTGATCTTCATGCTCCAGACTGGGATGTTAATGCTCCCTCTGGCAAATTAAAAATGCCTAAGTTCAATCTCTCAGGTACATTACCAAAAGGGCCAAATATGGACCTAAATGTAGATCTGAACTCACCAGATTTGAGTCTGAAAGCTCCAAAGATGAAAGGTGGAATTGATGCCCCTGACTTGGACTTACCAAATGTAGACCTTAAAGCTCCTAAGTTTAATGTGAATCCTCCCGATGTCAACATTGGCTCACCAAAAGCAAAGctgaaatttcccaaaatgaaaatGCCTAAATTTAGCTTACCAAGCTTGAAAGGACCTGAAATTGGTGGCAACTTAGATGCCCCAGATATAGATATAAATGCACCCAATGTCAACCTCAAAGGTCCGAATGCTGATGTAGATGTAGACGTTTCCGCGCCATCCGCAAAACTGAAGAAGCCAAACTTAAACTGGCCTAACTTGGGACTTTCTGGTCCAAAGTTAGATGGTCCCAACTTAGACCTGAAATCACCTGACCTAGGTATCTCTGGTCCCAATCTCAGTGGTGGAATAAAGACACCAGACATTAACATGCCCAAGATTGACCTTAAAAGCCCCAAACTGGACCTCAATACCCCAAAGCTCAGTTTAGATACCCCATCAGGTAAACTGAAAATGCCTGATCTTCATGCTCCAGACTGGGATGTTAATGCTCCTTCTGGCAAATTAAAGATGCCTAAGTTCAATCTCTCAGATACATTACCAAAAGGGCCTAATATGGACCTAAATGCAGATCTGAACTCACCAGATTTGAGTCTGAAAGCTCCAAAGATGAAAGGTGGAATTGATGCCCCTGACTTGGACTTACCAAATGTAGACCTTAAAGCTCCTAAGTTTGATGTGAATCCTCCCGATGTCAACATTGGCTCTCCAAAAGCAAAGctgaaatttcccaaaatgaaaatGCCTAAATTTAGCTTACCAAGCTTGAAAGGACCTGAAATTGGTGGCAACTTAGCTGGCCCAGATATAGATATAAATGCACCCAATGTCAATCTCAAAGGTCCTAATGCTGATCTAGATGTAGACGTTTCCGTGCCATCCGGAAAATTGAAAAAGCCAAACTTAAACTGGCCTAACTTGGGACTTTCTGGTCCAAAGTTAGATGGTCCCAACTTAGACCTGAAATCACCTGACCTAGATATCTCTGGTCCCAATCTGAGTGGTGGAATGAAGACACCAGACATTAACATGCCCAAGCTTGACCTCAAAGCCCCAAAACTGGACCTCAATACCCCAAAGCTCAACTTAGATACCCCATCAGGTAAACTGAAAATGCCTGATCTTCATGCTCCAGACTGGGATGTTAATACCCCTTCGGGCAAATTAAAAATGCCTAAGTTCAATCTCTCAGGTACATTACCAAAAGGGCCAAATATGGACCTAAATGCAGATCTGAACTCACCAGATTTGAGTCTGAAAGCTCCAAAGATGAAAGGTGGAATTGATGCCCCTGACTTGGACTTAAACATGGGCATGAAATCTCCCAAGTTAGATGTCAACACTCCCAATGTCAACATTGGCTCACCCAAAGCAAAATTTAAAATGCCCAAACTCAAGCTCCCCAAATTTGGTTTTCCAAGCCTTAAAGGGCCTGAGATTGATGGAAACTTAGATGGTACAGACATCGATGTTAATGCACCCAGTGTCAATCTCAAGGGTCCTAAAACTGATCTGGAAATGCCAGACATTGAGATGAATGGGCTTTCTGGAAAATTGAAGAAGCCAAACTTAAACTGGCCTAACTTGGGGCTTTCTGGTCCAAAGTTAGATGGTCCCAACTTAGACCTGAAATCACCTGACCTAGGTATCTCTGGTCCCAATCTCAGTGGTGGAATAAAGACACCAGACATAAACATGCCCAAGATTGACCTTAAAAGCCCCAAACTAGACCTCAGTGCCCCAAAGCTCAGTTTAGATACCCCATCAAGTAAACTGAAAATGCCTGATCTTCATGCTCCAGACTGGGATGTTAATGCTCCTTCTGGCAAATTAAAAATGCCTAAGTTCAATCTCTCAGGTACATTACCAAAAGGGCCAAATATGGACCTAAATGCAGATCTGAACTCACCAGATTTGAGTCTGAAAGCTCCAAAGATAAAGGGTGGAATTGATGCCCCTGACTTGGACTTACCAAATGTAGACCTTAAAGCTCCTAAGTTTGATGTGAATCCTCCCGATGTCAACACTGGCTCACCGAAAGCAAAGCTGAAAATGCCAAAACTGAAAATGCCTAAAGTGAACCTACCAAGCCTAAAAGGACCTGAAATTGATGGCTACTTAGATGGCCCAGATGTTGACATCAATGCACCAAGCCTTAACCTCAAAAACTCTAAAACCGGCTTTGAAATGCCAGATGTTGGATTTGGCAGCCCATCTGGGAAATTTAAAACACCACATCTAAAACTGCCTGATGTGGGATTTTCTCCTCCAAAGTTAGATGGCCCAAATATTGATCTCAGGTCACCAGATCTTAATGTCAACTTACCAAAAGCACCAAATCTGAAATTAAATTCAGACCTAAACACTCCAGAGTTAAATCTCAAAGTCCCAAAGAAGAAAGGTGGACTTGATTCGCCCAAGCTGGGCTTACCAAACGTAGACATCAAAGCTCCTACGTTAGATATGAACACTACAGATACCAGCATTGGTTTCCCTGATGTAAACTTCAAAAAGCCCAAAATCAAGATCCCAAAAGGCCCCAATGTTGACATAAATACGGACCTACAAGGGCCGGACCTGAATATTCCAAATTTAGATGTTAATGGTCcaaaaggaaaattaaaaatgccaaGTTTAAATGCACCAGACCTTCGTCTCTCTGGACCTAAGGCAAGAACACCAGACATGGATCTTTCAGGACCTAAACTGAAAGGCCCTGGCAtaaatatgccagatttagATTTACCTGATACCAGTTTCAAGGGTCCTAAGCTggacctcaatgcaaaacatccTGACCTAGGAATAAATGGTAACATGGGACGACCTGACCTGAACTTTACTGGTCCTCAATTGAAAGGAGGCGTAAGAGGTCCAAACTTTGACATGAATGCTCCCTTGGGAAACATCCACGGTACTCAGACTGACCTTGAATTTGCAGACAGAAAATTTAAACTCCCATCTTTCAAGATGCCTCAGTTTGGAAGCCCAGATCTTAGTAGAGCAGGCTCTGATATTGACTTTGGTGCATCTCTGAGACCAACAAATCTGGATATTTCTCCTCCAAATGCAAAGTTAAATATGAAACCAGCAGAGTTAAAGGGAAATGTCACAGGTCCAAAGGTTAGTGCTCCACACGTGGACATCAACATGCCAAAAGGTGCAATGCGCAATCCCCAGCTGCATTTGAAGTACCCAGATCTTCACATTGATGATCCTTCACTGAATTTCAAAGGGCCTTCATATAGGAATCGCAGATCAGATATGACAGGTGTAAACATGAAAATGCCTGACCTGGACGTAGATGCAGATGTCAGACTTTGGCACACTGATGGAAGGTCACCTAGAACCAAAGGAAGGTCCAGCTATCCTGTGGTGAATGATGCTTTCGGCCACCATATTGATTTACATCGTTCAGATCTCAACATTGATGATTTCACAGGAAAAGATCATGTGCTAAGAGCCAGGGGTTCGAAACTGAACCTCCACGCACCGCACAACTATGGACAGGTGATTTCCCCATCAGGTGTAAGGATTGACATGAGGGACCCCAGAAACACCAGAAGAATCCCAGCCAATCTTATTAACCCCAATGCACGTTTACCACATTTTTCTCAAGAGTCCAGCATAAGAATACCTGACAGTTCAGACGGATATTATGTCACTGTTTTTCCTAcgcagacacaaaatcacaaaatgccAAACCGTAAATATAACACACTAGGAGGTCTCGACTTTCATCCAAGAAACTTGGACCTTGAAGTTCCAGATGAAAATGACCTAAAAGGATCAACATTCTTTTTCTCCAACCTCGTATAG